The candidate division WOR-3 bacterium DNA window TGGGTGAAAACCGCCTGCCTGAGATTGATGAGAAAAGATGCATCGGCTGCGGCAAATGTGTCTCTGAGTGTCCAAAAGGAACCCTTACCCTGATTCCCCGCTCAAAACTGGTCTATCTTGCCTGTGTCTCGCACGACCGGGGCAAGGCGGTAAAGGATGTGTGCGCGGTTGGCTGCATCGGTTGCGGGCTCTGCGTCAAGGTATGCCCTGCTGGTGCATTAAAGATGGAGCGCAACCTGCCGGTAATGGACTTTTCCAAATGCATTGACTGCGGCATCTGCGTGCACAAATGCCCGACAAAATCCTTTATTGACCGCGCACCAGGCAGACCAAAGGCTTCAATCAACCCCCGCTGCAATGGCTGCGGTGAGTGTGTTAAGGTTTGTCAGTTCAAGGCGATTGAGGGCGAAAAGGACAAACAGCATCGGGTCATTTCAGAAAAGTGCATCGGTTGCGGTCAGTGTGTGCTTGTCTGCCCAATAAAGGCGATTGACCTTGTGGGCGCATTAGGACACACCGTCAAAACGGTCTGATAACAAACACCCCTGAATTTTGGGTTAGTTGTAATAACATTCATATTATCAGATACTTAGCTGATT harbors:
- a CDS encoding RnfABCDGE type electron transport complex subunit B; the encoded protein is MDWQLIIKALITLGGLGLILGLILLIASIKLTVKVDEREARIRSVLPGANCGACGYPGCDGYAAAVVSGKAPLNACSVGGPQVAKMIGEIMGQDVTGVEPKVAVLICRGGKNEAPNRFEYKGAEDCRQAALLLGGPKACIYGCVGLGHCVTVCPVKAIRMGENRLPEIDEKRCIGCGKCVSECPKGTLTLIPRSKLVYLACVSHDRGKAVKDVCAVGCIGCGLCVKVCPAGALKMERNLPVMDFSKCIDCGICVHKCPTKSFIDRAPGRPKASINPRCNGCGECVKVCQFKAIEGEKDKQHRVISEKCIGCGQCVLVCPIKAIDLVGALGHTVKTV